In Humulus lupulus chromosome 6, drHumLupu1.1, whole genome shotgun sequence, a single genomic region encodes these proteins:
- the LOC133785025 gene encoding uncharacterized protein LOC133785025, translating into MKRNYPTWEQSGNKEEQKKNDKYVPSKVFTITQAEAEASPSIITGQIPMANTTCKVLFDYGESHSFISIRTVKIVNAPNELFNVGFGTMLPLREIAISKNWVKVVPLWIDGRKLYVNLIALDLSDFDVILGMNFLSKYGVSINCKRKKVVFAPKGGDSFEFEGISKKPITHIISAMKAKEMLQH; encoded by the coding sequence ATGAAGCGCAACTATCCGACATGGGAACAATCAGGCAATAAGGAGGAGCAGAAGAAGAATGACAAGTACGTCCCATCCAAAGTCTTCACCATCACCCAAGCTGAAGCTGAGGCAAGCCCTTCCATCATAACAGGTCAGATCCCTATGGCCAATACCACATGTAAAGTTTTATTTGATTATGGTGAATCACACTCTTTTATTTCCATTAGAACTGTAAAGATTGTAAATGCACCTAATGAATTATTtaatgtggggtttgggactatgttACCCTTAAGAGAAATTGCAATATCTAAAAATTGGGTTAAAGTTGTACCTTTATGGATAGATGGGAGAAAATTGTATGTAAACCTGATTGCATTAGATTTATCTGATTTTGATGTAATTCTGGGGATGAATTTTCTCTCCAAATATGGAGTATCTAtcaactgcaaacgcaagaaagtggtCTTTGCTCCAAAAGGCGGAGATTCGTTTGAGTTCGAAGGCATAAGCAAGAAACCCATAACTCATATCATATCAGCGATGAAAGCCAAAGAAATGTTGCAACACTGA